From Erigeron canadensis isolate Cc75 chromosome 8, C_canadensis_v1, whole genome shotgun sequence, one genomic window encodes:
- the LOC122579799 gene encoding uncharacterized protein LOC122579799 codes for MPPPQPLYKHKSWSPDILRDEEWLKKKNKQQRRRNKSVTDEDIDELKACVELGFGFDESNSKTLPALNLYYAVNYYKQYHNDTISKSSSMSSFTSSSSDLSSPLHNPHAVFGPGVKPETMKTRLRQWAQVVGVSLRQSSSSPLSFP; via the exons ATGCCACCCCCACAACCGCTTTACAAACACAAGTCATGGTCGCCAGACATACTCCGAGACGAAGAATGgctcaaaaagaaaaacaaacaacaacGTCGACGTAACAAAAGTGTCACCGATGAAGATATCGATGAATTAAAAGCGTGTGTTGAGTTGGGTTTTGGATTTGATGAATCTAATTCCAAGACTTTGCCAGCTTTAAATTTGTATTATGCtgttaattattataaacaatATCATAATGATACTATTTCTAAATCGTCTTCCATGTCATCATTCACGTCATCATCTTCTGATTTATCTTCGCCGCTTCACAACCCTCATGCCGTATTTGGTccag GGGTTAAACCAGAGACCATGAAGACAAGATTGAGACAATGGGCACAAGTTGTTGGGGTTTCTTTGCGACAATCTTCATCATCGCCGTTATCATTTCCATGA